The following DNA comes from Triticum aestivum cultivar Chinese Spring chromosome 3D, IWGSC CS RefSeq v2.1, whole genome shotgun sequence.
ggagtaatcatcagcacgctgctgccaagcgttcataacgtcttggttttctgggattggtgcatcacctagcggtgcttctaagacataatctttcttggctactatgaggatgatcctcaggttccggacccagtccgtatagttgctgccatcatctttcagcttggttttctctaggaacgcgttgaaattgaggacaacgttggccattagatctacaagacatagtgtaaagattttagactaagttcatgataattaagttcatctaatcaaattatttaatgaactcccactcagatagacatccctctagtcatctaagtgaaacatgatccgagtttaactaggccgtgtccgatcatcacgtgagacggactagtcaagatcggtgaacatctccatgttgatcgtatcttctatacgactcatgctcgacctttcggtcctccgtgttccgaggccatgtctgtacatgctaggctcgtcaagtcaacctaagtgtattgcgtgtgttccgaggccatgtctgtacatgctaggctcgtcaacacccgttgtattcgaacgttagaatctatcacacccgatcatcacgtggtgcttcgaaacaacgaaccttcgcaacggtgcacagttagggtgaacactttattgaaattattataagggatcatcttacttactaccgtcgttcttagcaaataagatgcaaaaacatgataaacatcacatgcaatcaaatagtgacatgatatggccaatatcattatgctcctttgatctccatcttcggggcaccatgatcttcttcgtcaccggcatgacaccatgatctccatcatcatgatctccatcattgtgtcttcatgaagtcgtcacgccaacgattacttctacttctatggctaacgcgtttagcaacaaagtaaagtaatttacatggcgttattcaatgacacgcaggtcatgcaaaataataaagacaactcttatggctcctgccggttgtcatactcatcgacatgcaagtcgtgattcctattacaagaatatgatcaatctcatacatcacatatatcattcatcacatcttttggccatatcacatcacatagcacttgctgcaaaaacaagttagacgtcctctaattgttgttgcaagtttttacgtggtttgtaggtttctagcaagaacgtttcttacctacgtatgaccacaacgtgatttgccaatttctatttacccttcataaggacccttttcatcgaatccgttccgactaaagtaggagagacagacacccgctagccaccttatgcatctagtgcatgtcagtcggtggaacctgtctcacgtaagcgtacgtgtaaggtcggtccgggccgcttcatcctacaatgccgccgaaacaagaaaagactagtagcggcaagaagaattggcaaactcaacgcccacaactgctttgtgttctactcatgcatagtaactacgcataggcctggctcatgatgccactgatgggaatcgtagcataattttaaaattttcctacgctcaccaagatgcatctatggagtatactagcaacgaggggaaaggagtgcatctacatacccttgtagatcgcgagcggaagcgttccaatgaacgtggatgacggagtcgtactcgccgtgatccaaatcactgatgaccgagtgccgaacggacggcacctccgcgttcaacatacgtacggtgcagcgacgtctcctccttcttgatccagcaagggggaaggagaggttgatggagatccagcaacacgacggcgtggtggtggatgtagcgggtctcggcagggcttcgccgagcttctgcgagacggagaggtgtagcaagggaggagggaggcgcccaaggctgtgtgttgctgccctccctcccccctttatataggccccctgggaggggggcggcggccaaagcccatctagggcaaggggcggcggccggggggtgccttgccccccaaggcaagtgggaaaccccccaccctagggtttgcaaccctaggcgcagggggaaaggcccatgggggggcgcccagcccactaggggctggctcccttcccacttcagcccacggggccctccgggataggtggccccacccggtggacccccgggacccttccggtggtcccggtacaataccggtaacccccgaaactttcccggtggccgaaacttgacttcctatatataattcttcacctccggaccattccggagcctctcgtgacgtccgggatctcatccgggactccgaacaactttcgggtttccgcatacacatatctctacaaccctagcgtcaccgaaccttaagtgtgtagaccctacgggttcgggagacatgcagacatgaccgagacgcctctccggtcaataaccaacagcgggatctggatacccatgttggctcccacatgttccacgatgatctcatcggatgaaccacggtgtcgaggattcaatcaatcccgtatgcaattccctttgtcaatcggtatgttacttgcccgagattcgatcgtcggtatcccaataccttgttcaatctcgttaccggcaagtttctttactcgtaccgcaatgcatgatcccgtggctaacgccttagtcacatagagctcattttgatgatgcattaccgagtgggcccagagatacctctccgtcacacggagtgacaaatcccaatctcgatccgtgccaacccaacagacactttcggagatacccgtagtgcacctttatagtcacccagttacgttgtgacatttggcacacccaaagcactcctacggtatccgggagtttgcacgatctcatggtctaaggaaaagatacttgacattggaaaagctctagcaaacgaaactacacgatcttttatgctatgcttaggattgggtcttgtccatcacatcattctcctaatgatgtgatcccgttatcaacgacatcccatgtccatagtcaggaaaccatgactatctgttgatcaacgagctagtcaactagaggcttactagggacacgttgtgatctatgtattcacacatgtattacgatttccggacaatacaattatagcatgaacaatagacaattaccatgaacaaagaaatataataataaccatttattattgcctctagggcatatttccaacactaccacGCCCGGTCAATGCCGttgtccgtccgtctgccgccatTAAACAGGCTCGccggccgagaaacccactccaGCGCCACGCATTGACGCACCCGGACGCCTCGCCTCATCTGAATCCGCTATATAAAGGCGGCCACACCCGGCTAACTCCACACCACAACATAAGCCCCTCCACATCCTCCTTCCCTAGCACTGCATACACCATAACCGCCAATGGGAAAGCATTGTGGGAAAGTCTGTCGCCAAAGATGAAGCATGTGTTGGCCACCCTTGCTGCCGCCTGGCATAGCCGCTGTGCCAGGTGGATCGAGGCTGGCTTGCCGGCCAGCTCACCCATGGTCTTCGACGACGAGGACAACACCACGATGGAGACATGCTCCGACGActctgccccggctctcgcacctCCTATGCACGCTGGCTTCACAAAATGGAGCGGGCGTAGTTCAACGCCTTCATGGCGGAGGTGCAGCCTGCGTCGACGCTTTGTTGGCGTTCCAGCAGGCGCAGGAGGAACAGTGGTACAACTTGTTCCTCCTGGAGTAGCACCGGCCGCGACGAACCCAAATTTCTTGGCGGAGCAGCGTGCCATCTACGATGTTGTCCGCTCTCAAGCCGTCACTCGCCAGGAAGCGGCAGCCGAGGAGGCGCAGCTGCAGGCGATCACGAAAAAGAACATCGCTAGCTGCGCCTCCTACGCGCCGCCGACGAACCATCAACCGGCCCGATGGGATGACGATAGCCAAGGCGCCACCATTTCCCTCATGGACCTCACGTCGGCTGGCGACggactcctctgaggatgagtaggTATGGTAGGCAGCGGGGCCTGGTGTCCCATgtgggccggtccgtctcccgtgttctactcttccccgCCGGAGACCGCATCTTCACTACATCGGTCTTATCGCCGGTGCTCTTGGAGAGGACGGAAGGAGGACTTGGACATTGGCGGCCGCCGTCGTATGATAGGTTTAGGGGCGGGTCTTTTTTTCTTCTAAATGTTCGGAATGTAGTTAAAAAAATCCGCCTTTTTTTACGAAATCCGTTATGTTTGTACGAAATCCGGCCGTGATTGCACAAATTTCATCCGGTTTGTTGAAAAAGAATTTGAAATGTATACGGCTAGTGTCGGATGTCGACCTCCCGCATTTATGCCCGCAGACTGGTCCCGCTGTCCGCGAACGGATGCGGGAGAAAATTAATTGAAGATGCGCCAAGAAAAACAAAGGAAACGATCCAGCAAGAAAATCCATGTAACTTATCTATTACTATGGACACAATAACACGCAGAGTCAACTAGTATCATATCATCACAAGCATATTTCTTTCTTGATGCTAACACACGCACAAATCAAAACAGGAGAGGTCGCACCCCCGCGATAACGATTTGATGCCCCTGGCCAAATATCATCACAAGCATAGCATATTGCTGGAAGGAAGAAATCGGGGTGGGCTGGGTTGGGTTCCGCGGGGAACAATCTGGAGACACGGCGCACGTGAACGGCCAGGCACATCATGTGCGTGCGGTGCGGTGCGGGACGGCTTCCAGCTCCATTGCCGCTAGAAAAAAAATAATTATTTTTCGATTTGAGTACCACTGGTGCTGGACACCGATCGCCAACGCCAAGCAACCGCGCCAACGTCGCCACCACTACTGGCCTACCGCCAACGTTTCGCGCCTAGGGTAGCCAGCAGGAAGGCGGTGCGCAATAAATAAATTTATTATACGAACGGGCCCcctttcgcaaaaataaaaaataaaaaatggaggCAGAGAAAAATAATGCGATGGGGGCGAGAGACGTGGTCCACCTGCCCAgccgggcgccaactcaggcgggAGCGGTTGGTATATCAGTGGTGGCCGAGGCGGTCAGCACCGCTCGCATCGCATTGCCGCGCCTTCCCTTCATTCCCACCCGCCTACTTCACGCGCACCAACCACCCCCTCCGCTGCTTCAGTTCGTCCGCTCCATCCATCCCGTTTCTATTCCGAGTGGACGCCAGGCGCATAGGTATATTTGGCTGTAGAGAGCCTGATTTAGAAGATAGGAGGAGCACATCTTTGAGAGGGAGGAGCATGCCGACGGGAACCATGAGGAGGATGTTCGTCgagtcgtcctcgtcctcctccgggAGCGGCAGGGAGGCGGAGCCGGCGGTGGTGCTGTGCGCGCCCCGGCCCCGCAGGGTCCACGCCCAGCCCTGCAGCGCCGACCTCATCCTCGGCCCCCCGCCCTTCCTGCTCAACGCCTCCTCCGGCAGCATAAAGGTACCGTCCGTCCTCCCGATTCCCAACCACTTCTTGGAAGAAAATTTCCATGCTCTTTTGTTTCTTGGCAGAGATCTGCTCTCGAATTTTTGTCTTACAAGAATCTCTTTCTTATTGCAGCAGAGACAAGGGAAGAGCAAAAcgcgggaggaggagggggaggggggctggGCGCTGTTCGGCGGCTCGCCGCCGGCGCGCGCGGACAACCCGCTCGTCCACGACCCCCACTTCCTGCTCAACCAGCGCCACCACGCCGCCGCGGAATTCAACCTCGCGGCGGTTTttgaccaccacctccaccaccacagccGCAACCACCACCACGCCCCAACCACATATAGCAATAGCGGCAATAGCCACAGTTTTGCCCCGTCGTACACGCACGCCGCGCCGGCGGTGAGGATCCAGGGGTTCGACGTCGCCGCCTGCCGGGGCTCccacgccagcaacggcggaggccGCGTGCTCTCCGCCCGCGCATGAGCCTGAGCCCTGCGGAATTGCATCATGTTGGTTATGCAGCTGTACCATGTAATGGAATTGCATCAAGTTGATTCAATAATTTCTCCTGAGTTTTGCACCCTTGTTTCAGATCAGAAACTCCTTCATGTTGCctttggtgtgtgtgtgttgtggggAACCTCCTCAGATGCAAGGGAAaccttttgttttgcttgttgttgcCAAGGTTTCGGGCGATGGATTCGAGCAAACAGGCAGCAATCAGGGCGGGGAGGTGCGGTCCTGCCGGCGGTGGTTGCGAGTAGTAGTACAGTGAGATGAGATGGGATGAAATCCCATGATTCCATCTCGTCCTTGGCCTGGTCCCGGGCACGGCCAGGGTGAGCTGTTGGTTGGTTCGACCCCGATTTTCCCCGGGCAGGCAGATGCACATGCGAGATGCGACTTTTGGACGCGAGCTGCCGCTGCCCCGTTGCTTCCCCGGACGGCAAAGGGTGGGAAACGCCGTAGCAAGTAGACAGAGAGGCCGCGTCATTGACCGCCTCCCTCTCGCCCACCTCTCAAGTGGGGGCATCGTGGCGTGGCGGCCTCTTTCCTCGCGTCGTTCCCATCCATCGTCCATCCGTTCGTTCCACGGGCGCGGACCGCGACCCGTTCGTTCG
Coding sequences within:
- the LOC123080412 gene encoding uncharacterized protein, which encodes MPTGTMRRMFVESSSSSSGSGREAEPAVVLCAPRPRRVHAQPCSADLILGPPPFLLNASSGSIKQRQGKSKTREEEGEGGWALFGGSPPARADNPLVHDPHFLLNQRHHAAAEFNLAAVFDHHLHHHSRNHHHAPTTYSNSGNSHSFAPSYTHAAPAVRIQGFDVAACRGSHASNGGGRVLSARA